cagtttccacggtacacatctgatgaagtgagctgtggctcacgaaagctcatgctcaaataaattggttagtctctaaggtgccacaagtactccttttctttttgcgaatacagactaacacggctgttcctctgaaacctagcataacTTGGactctcaggagtggagaaaatttaaaaaaatatacataatGAGGCAATGAAATACATTTATATATAGCTTCAATTCAGGACAGATAAATACAATGACCATATTTCCCATGCATTTGCCATGTATTTACCCACATGTCTTGATACAATAGGCTACACTCAGAAGTGGAGGGCCAGAAAGGTGTCTATGGTAAGGTCACAATTATACAATCATACAGTGCTCAAGTGGACTGTGTCACTCCCAGACTAAAGATGTCAATGGGGcaaagagcttagcaggattcctTTCTGATACTTCCTCTGGATACTTATCTGCATAACCAGGAAATCCAGCTACAGTAGtgaggactatttaaaaaaaaaaattggaggggCAATAAAACTTCCTGATTAACACCACAAAATATCTCAAACTAGTGCGTGTCAGGGGGAAACTTTCCTTTGGAGCAGGTTTTCCCATAGCTGCCTCTTGCAGGGCtgtttccaccttcctctgaagcatttggaaCTGGCCACTGGTTACTGTACTAGATGAACTGCAGGTCTGATCCAACCTGGCAATGCCTATCTTCCTATCAGTGGTGTAAATCCAAGACTATATTTGTGCTGATTTTCCTTGAGCTCCTGGGAGTCTATATACTTGCACTGAGAGCAGAATAATGCCTTACTAATTATCATCgagtctcctgttctttttcctttcagaaaGGAAAGTTCAAATCTCCTTGGACCTGCCCAGTACATTATGTCAGCTGTCAATGACACCAAATTCAAATTTGCAGTGTTTCTTCTCACTGGGATACCTGGCCAGGAAGACGTCTATCCCTGGATCTCTATCCCCTTCTGCTTAATGTATCTTATTTCGATAgtaggaaattcagtcattctgttcattataaaaacaaatccaagcctccatgagcccatgtacattttcctttccatgttggccATCACAGACCTTGGCTTATCGTTAGCCACAATACCGACGATACTGGGCACATTCTTGTTTAATGTTAGGGAGATCAGCCTGGATGCCTGTTTTGCCCAGTTGTTCTTCATCCACTCACTTCAGTGCACTGAATCCTCCGTGCTCTTGTTGATGGCCTTTGACCGATTCATTGCGATCTGTAACCCATTGAGATATGCTTCCATCTTAACCCTGCCGAGAATATCCAAGATGGGACTGGTGTGTGTGCTAAGAGGGGTGGCCATAATATTCCCACTCCCCATTCTCCTGAA
The nucleotide sequence above comes from Caretta caretta isolate rCarCar2 chromosome 1, rCarCar1.hap1, whole genome shotgun sequence. Encoded proteins:
- the LOC125633341 gene encoding olfactory receptor 51G2-like; this translates as MSAVNDTKFKFAVFLLTGIPGQEDVYPWISIPFCLMYLISIVGNSVILFIIKTNPSLHEPMYIFLSMLAITDLGLSLATIPTILGTFLFNVREISLDACFAQLFFIHSLQCTESSVLLLMAFDRFIAICNPLRYASILTLPRISKMGLVCVLRGVAIIFPLPILLKRFQYCRSNVLSHSYCLHQEVMKKACSDITVNSIYGLSVAFFTMWLDSLLIFLSYVMILKTVLSITSNTECLRALNTCVSHLCVVLLFYIPEFGLSLIHRFWTGSSPFLQILLGYIYLLVPPLMNPIVYSVKSRHLRARIIRVFVK